The Glycine soja cultivar W05 chromosome 8, ASM419377v2, whole genome shotgun sequence genome has a window encoding:
- the LOC114424129 gene encoding rhamnogalacturonate lyase B-like yields the protein MENGIIRVSLSKPEGTVLGISYNGIDNVLERRNKFNNRGYFDIVWNAPGSTSKLWGIQGSKFSVIEASENQVEVSFTRTWDMDSSSLPLNIDKRYILRRGSSGLYIYAIFEHPKDFPALEIDHIRIVFKLQRDRFHYMAIADDRQRVMPTAEDRSKGRRLDFDEAVLITNPSNPELQGEVDDKYQYSCENKDNKVHGWINLDSNSNESVGFWMITPSNEFRSGGPIKQGLTSHVGPTTLNILHTTHYSGKEVTMALKEGEPFKKVYGPVFAYLNSVSSGHDSQALWSDAVQQLSEEIKSWPYDFPNSEEFFPANKRGRVEGRLLVQDRHIQGGSFVYGDNAYVGLALPGDVGSWQRQSKGYQFWTEADKVGQFTIENILPGDYDLYAWVPGIFGDYKHNTTITITPGCVIQLGSLIYHPPRNGPTIWEIGIPDRSAAEFYVPDPYPNLINRLYIGKPAHKFRQYGLWQRYTELYPSQDLVYNVDVSNYSKDWFYAQIPRNIGNNTFSPTTWEIKFHLPFVIRGTYTLQLALASATRSNLVVRLNNPVARPPHFSTGLIGRDNSVARHGIHGLHRPYSIEVPSYLLVEGTNTIYLRQSKGLSPFLGVMYDYIRLERPET from the exons ATGGAAAATGGCATCATTCGGGTCAGTTTGTCAAAACCGGAGGGCACTGTCCTAGGAATATCATACAATGGAATAGATAATGTGCTTGAACGTCGCAACAAATTTAATAATAGAGG GTATTTTGACATTGTCTGGAATGCACCGGGAAGCACTTCCAAACTTTGGGG AATCCAAGGGAGTAAATTTTCTGTTATAGAAGCAAGTGAGAACCAAGTAGAGGTTTCGTTTACAAGAACGTGGGACATGGACAGCTCAAGTCTCCCCTTAAACATAGACAAAAG GTATATTTTACGTAGAGGTAGTTCAGGATTATACATATACGCTATATTTGAACATCCCAAAGATTTTCCTGCACTGGAGATAGATCACATTAGGATCGTTTTCAAGCTACAAAGGGACAG GTTCCACTACATGGCCATAGCAGATGATAGGCAACGAGTCATGCCAACGGCAGAAGATAGATCTAAAGGGAGACGCCTTGATTTTGATGAAGCAGTTCTAATAACCAACCCTAGTAATCCAGAACTTCAAGGAGAG GTTGATGACAAATACCAATATTCTTGTGAGAACAAAGACAATAAAGTTCATGGGTGGATTAACTTGGACTCCAATTCCAATGAATCTGTGGGCTTCTGGATGATAACACCAAGTAATGAGTTTCGTAGTGGTGGCCCAATTAAGCAAGGCCTCACTTCTCATGTCGGGCCAACCACACTCAAT ATACTTCATACCACTCATTACTCGGGGAAGGAGGTAACCATGGCATTAAAAGAAGGGGAACCCTTCAAGAAAGTTTATGGCCCTGTTTTTGCTTATCTGAACTCAGTTTCTAGTGGCCATGATTCACAAGCCCTATGGAGTGATGCTGTACAACAG CTGTCTGAGGAAATCAAAAGTTGGCCTTATGATTTCCCTAATTCAGAAGAATTTTTCCCAGCCAATAAACGAGGAAGGGTGGAAGGAAGATTACTAGTCCAAGACCG GCACATTCAGGGAGGGAGTTTTGTATATGGCGACAATGCTTATGTTGGTTTGGCTCTTCCGGGAGATGTGGGTTCATGGCAAAGACAAAGCAAG GGTTACCAATTTTGGACTGAAGCTGACAAAGTAGGTCAATTCACAATTGAAAATATTCTACCGGGGGACTATGATTTATATGCATGGGTTCCTGGCATTTTTGGGGACTATAAACATAACACTACTATAACCATCACACCAG GTTGTGTTATCCAATTGGGTTCACTAATATACCATCCACCAAGAAATGGACCTACCATATGGGAAATTGGCATTCCAGATCGCTCTGCTGCGGAGTTCTATGTTCCAGATCCTTATCCTAACCTCATCAACCGATTATACATTGGGAAACCAGCACACAA GTTTAGACAATACGGATTATGGCAGCGTTATACCGAGTTATACCCAAGTCAGGACCTCGTTTATAATGTTGATGTCAGTAATTATAGTAAAGATTGGTTTTATGCTCAGATTCCCAG GAACATAGGAAACAACACATTTAGCCCAACAACATGGGAGATTAAATTCCATCTCCCATTTGTTATAAGAGGCACCTACACACTGCAACTTGCCTTGGCCTCAGCTACTCGTTCTAACTTGGTG GTTCGGCTCAATAACCCTGTGGCTCGTCCTCCACACTTCTCAACGGGATTAATAGGCCGAGACAATTCCGTAGCAAGACATGGCATCCATGGATTGCACAGGCCTTACAGCATTGAAGTACCAAGCTATCTATTGGTGGAAGGAACCAACACCATCtatttgaggcaatcaaaaggtCTAAGTCCTTTCCTAGGAGTTATGTATGACTACATCCGTTTGGAAAGACCTGAAACTTAG